One segment of Methylocella silvestris BL2 DNA contains the following:
- a CDS encoding efflux RND transporter permease subunit — translation MSFTDIFIRRPVLASVVSLLILLVGLQAMSKLQVRQYPELSSTTITITTQYPGANADVIKGFITTPIAQAVASAEGIDTLVSNSQQNTSTITLNLILNANADRAVADVLSKVSQVKYQLPREALDPIVVKQTGDSTALLYMSFNSKVMSGSQITDYLTRVVQPKLQTIDGVANAQILGGQTFAMRVWLDPNRMAARGVTPNDVRGALAANNFTAAAGQIKGDFVQTSINAQTSLDSAQAFSQLVVSAKGDALTRLGAIADIELGPESVDSSSVFDGLKAVFVGIYPTPTANPLDVINNVREAFPELKAQLPVGLDAAIAYDATEFIRASIYEVKKTLIEAALVVIIVIFLFLGSLRATIIPIVTIPLSLVGVMIILLALGYSLNLMTLLALVLAIGLVVDDAIVVVENIYRHIEDGMTPKEASLQGAREITGPVISMTITLACVYAPIGFVSGLTGALFREFAFTLAGAVVVSGVIALTLSPMMCSLLLKPPSDKHRGFPALLDRLFNWLRDAYQKRLHKTLNFRAMTMLILVGVLAMTAVMFVSTPKELAPEEDQGAIFTLIKAPQYANLDYLEKATAQVQLAADEIPEKDHVFLINGSAGVHQGFGGLILKPWADRKRNQKKILAELQPKLAKVTGAQILAFSPPALPGSTGGPPIQFVVRSIGDYKDIADVMAKIQAAAQESGLFIFTDSDLKFDLPQIELKIDAAKANRIGLNMQEIGSSLATLLGGNYVNRFSMNGRSYEVIAQAPRDFRLTPDWLTRYQVRAANGDLVSLATVASISNSVQPNGLPTFQQLNSATLQGVPFPGHTMGEAISFLQAKAKELMPPGFTVDYQGESRQYVQEGNTLLLTFVFALIVIFLVLAAQFESFRDPFIILIALPTSMFGALLPLNILGVVGAASMNIYSQIGLVTLIGLISKHGILMVEFANRMQEEEGMSRREAIEHAAAVRLRPILMTTAAMVVGMIPLILAEGAGASSRFAIGVVIASGMSIGTLFTLFVTPAVYTLIARDHNRPEGAGALDLYPAIASPVAKHSDAAE, via the coding sequence ATGTCCTTTACCGATATTTTCATCCGCCGGCCGGTCCTTGCGAGCGTCGTCAGCCTGCTCATTCTGCTTGTCGGCCTGCAGGCGATGTCGAAGCTTCAGGTTCGGCAATATCCCGAGCTGTCCTCGACGACGATCACCATCACGACGCAATATCCGGGCGCGAACGCCGACGTCATCAAGGGCTTCATCACGACCCCGATCGCGCAGGCGGTGGCGAGCGCGGAAGGCATCGACACGCTGGTGTCGAACTCGCAGCAGAACACCTCGACAATTACGCTCAATCTCATCCTCAACGCCAACGCCGACCGCGCCGTCGCAGACGTTTTGTCGAAGGTGAGCCAGGTCAAATATCAGCTGCCGCGCGAGGCGCTCGATCCGATTGTCGTCAAGCAGACGGGCGATTCCACGGCGCTGCTTTATATGTCCTTTAATTCGAAGGTCATGTCGGGCTCGCAGATCACGGATTATCTGACCCGCGTGGTGCAGCCCAAACTGCAGACCATCGACGGCGTCGCCAACGCCCAGATTCTTGGCGGCCAGACCTTCGCGATGCGAGTCTGGCTCGACCCGAACCGGATGGCGGCGCGCGGCGTCACCCCGAACGATGTCAGGGGCGCCCTGGCCGCAAATAATTTCACGGCCGCCGCAGGCCAGATCAAGGGCGATTTCGTCCAGACCAGCATCAATGCGCAAACCTCGCTCGATTCCGCGCAGGCTTTCAGCCAATTGGTGGTTTCGGCGAAGGGCGACGCGCTGACCCGGCTCGGGGCCATCGCCGATATCGAGCTTGGGCCGGAATCGGTCGATTCCTCGTCCGTCTTCGATGGGCTGAAGGCCGTCTTCGTCGGCATCTATCCGACCCCGACCGCCAATCCGCTCGACGTCATCAATAATGTGCGCGAGGCCTTTCCCGAGCTCAAGGCGCAGCTTCCGGTCGGCCTCGATGCGGCGATCGCCTATGACGCCACGGAATTCATTCGCGCCTCGATCTACGAGGTCAAGAAAACGCTGATCGAGGCGGCCCTCGTCGTCATCATCGTCATCTTCCTGTTTCTCGGCAGCCTGCGCGCGACCATTATCCCGATCGTCACCATCCCGCTCTCCCTCGTCGGCGTGATGATCATTCTGCTGGCGCTCGGCTATTCGCTCAATCTGATGACGCTGCTCGCCCTCGTGCTGGCGATCGGACTTGTCGTCGACGACGCCATCGTCGTCGTCGAGAATATCTACCGGCATATCGAGGACGGCATGACGCCGAAAGAGGCCTCGCTGCAGGGCGCGCGCGAGATCACCGGCCCCGTCATCTCGATGACGATCACGCTCGCCTGCGTCTATGCCCCCATCGGCTTCGTCTCCGGCCTCACAGGCGCGCTTTTCCGCGAATTCGCCTTCACCCTCGCCGGAGCGGTGGTCGTCTCGGGCGTCATTGCGCTGACGCTGTCGCCGATGATGTGTTCGCTGCTGCTGAAGCCGCCCTCGGACAAGCATCGCGGCTTTCCGGCGTTGCTCGACCGCCTGTTCAACTGGCTGCGCGACGCCTATCAAAAGCGCCTGCACAAGACGCTGAATTTCCGCGCCATGACGATGCTGATCCTTGTCGGCGTGCTCGCCATGACCGCCGTGATGTTCGTCTCGACGCCAAAGGAGCTCGCCCCGGAGGAGGATCAGGGCGCGATCTTCACGCTGATCAAAGCCCCGCAATACGCCAATCTCGATTATCTCGAAAAGGCGACCGCGCAGGTTCAGTTGGCGGCGGACGAGATCCCTGAAAAAGACCATGTCTTTCTGATCAACGGGTCGGCCGGCGTGCATCAGGGATTCGGCGGCCTGATCCTGAAGCCTTGGGCAGACCGCAAACGCAATCAGAAAAAGATCCTGGCTGAGCTGCAGCCGAAGTTGGCGAAAGTGACCGGCGCGCAGATTCTCGCCTTCTCGCCGCCGGCGCTGCCGGGATCGACCGGCGGCCCGCCGATCCAGTTCGTCGTTCGCTCGATCGGAGACTATAAGGACATCGCCGACGTCATGGCGAAGATTCAAGCCGCCGCACAGGAGAGCGGCCTGTTCATCTTCACCGACAGCGATCTGAAATTCGACCTGCCGCAGATCGAACTGAAAATCGACGCCGCCAAGGCGAACCGGATCGGCCTCAACATGCAGGAGATCGGCTCCTCGCTCGCAACCTTGCTCGGCGGCAATTATGTCAATCGCTTCAGCATGAACGGCCGCAGCTATGAGGTGATCGCCCAGGCCCCGCGCGACTTCAGGCTGACGCCGGACTGGCTGACGCGCTATCAGGTCCGCGCCGCCAATGGCGACCTCGTCTCGCTGGCGACGGTCGCCAGCATTTCGAACAGCGTGCAGCCGAACGGACTGCCGACTTTCCAGCAATTGAATTCGGCGACCCTGCAGGGGGTGCCCTTCCCGGGCCACACCATGGGCGAGGCCATTTCATTCCTGCAGGCCAAGGCGAAGGAGCTGATGCCGCCGGGCTTTACCGTCGATTACCAGGGTGAGAGCCGGCAATATGTGCAGGAAGGCAATACGCTGCTGCTGACGTTCGTCTTCGCGCTGATCGTCATCTTCCTGGTGCTCGCGGCGCAGTTCGAAAGCTTTCGCGATCCCTTCATCATCCTGATCGCTCTGCCGACGTCGATGTTCGGCGCGCTGCTGCCGCTGAACATCCTTGGCGTCGTCGGCGCGGCGAGCATGAACATCTATTCTCAAATCGGCCTCGTGACGCTGATCGGGCTGATCTCGAAGCATGGCATTCTGATGGTCGAATTCGCCAACCGGATGCAGGAAGAGGAAGGCATGAGTCGCCGCGAGGCGATCGAACATGCGGCGGCGGTGCGGCTGCGGCCGATCCTGATGACGACCGCGGCGATGGTCGTCGGCATGATCCCGCTGATTCTCGCCGAGGGCGCAGGCGCGAGCAGCCGCTTCGCCATCGGCGTCGTGATCGCCTCCGGCATGAGCATCGGCACGCTGTTCACGCTGTTCGTGACGCCGGCCGTCTATACGCTGATCGCGCGCGATCACAACCGGCCGGAGGGCGCAGGCGCCCTCGACCTTTACCCTGCGATCGCCTCCCCCGTGGCGAAACATTCGGACGCGGCCGAATGA
- a CDS encoding thioredoxin family protein, which translates to MYRRTVLAALTGALALFSVAAGHAAESAEFTQGAFEAAQKAGRPILIEITAPWCPTCRAQKPILSELTAAPKFEDLAVFDVDFDSRKDVLRLFHAQSQSTLIAFRGPDEVGRSVGDTAPASIAALLNKTLSSATP; encoded by the coding sequence ATGTATCGCCGCACTGTCCTCGCCGCCTTGACGGGCGCTTTGGCCCTTTTCAGCGTCGCGGCCGGCCACGCCGCCGAGTCTGCGGAATTTACGCAGGGCGCCTTCGAGGCCGCGCAGAAGGCGGGCCGGCCGATCCTGATCGAGATCACCGCGCCCTGGTGCCCGACCTGCCGCGCGCAAAAGCCGATCCTCAGCGAATTGACCGCGGCGCCAAAATTCGAGGATTTGGCCGTGTTCGACGTCGATTTCGACAGCCGCAAGGATGTCTTGCGGCTTTTTCACGCGCAATCGCAGAGCACCCTGATCGCGTTCAGGGGACCAGATGAGGTCGGCCGCTCCGTGGGCGACACCGCTCCCGCGTCCATCGCCGCCCTGCTCAACAAGACGCTATCGAGCGCGACGCCATGA
- a CDS encoding cytochrome c biogenesis CcdA family protein, with protein sequence MILPLGLAFVAGLLSALSPCVLPLLPIVFGAAASEHRLGPAALACGVALSFVAIGLFVATVGFSIGLDGDVFRKAAAALLLVLGVVLIFPKLQAWAAAAAGPVSDWANRRLGRFSTIGLAGQFGVGLLLGAVWSPCVGPTLGAASVLAAQGKNLGQVALTMGAFGLGAAAPLLLLGMLSRETFRRWRGSLAKAGSGFKSALGVAFVVTAASLLLGVDKAIETALVAASPEWLTQLTTRF encoded by the coding sequence ATGATCCTGCCCCTTGGACTGGCCTTCGTCGCCGGACTGCTCTCGGCCTTATCGCCCTGCGTGCTTCCGCTCTTGCCGATCGTGTTCGGCGCCGCAGCCAGCGAGCACCGACTTGGCCCCGCCGCCCTCGCCTGCGGCGTCGCGCTGTCTTTCGTCGCGATCGGCCTCTTCGTCGCCACAGTCGGTTTCTCCATCGGTCTTGACGGCGATGTTTTTCGCAAGGCGGCGGCGGCTCTCCTGCTCGTCCTCGGCGTCGTGCTGATCTTCCCAAAACTTCAGGCGTGGGCGGCCGCCGCGGCGGGCCCCGTCAGCGATTGGGCGAACCGGCGGCTCGGGCGGTTCTCGACAATCGGGCTCGCCGGGCAATTTGGCGTCGGACTGCTGCTTGGCGCAGTCTGGAGCCCCTGCGTCGGCCCGACGCTCGGCGCCGCCTCCGTGCTGGCGGCGCAGGGAAAAAACCTCGGGCAGGTCGCGCTGACCATGGGCGCATTCGGTCTTGGCGCGGCGGCGCCGCTGCTCCTGCTTGGCATGCTCTCGCGCGAGACGTTCCGGCGTTGGCGCGGCAGTCTCGCCAAGGCCGGCAGCGGGTTTAAATCGGCGCTTGGCGTCGCTTTCGTCGTGACCGCCGCGAGCCTCCTGCTCGGGGTCGACAAGGCCATCGAGACCGCGTTGGTCGCCGCGTCGCCGGAGTGGCTGACGCAACTGACGACGCGGTTTTAG